From a region of the Paraburkholderia caribensis genome:
- a CDS encoding amino acid ABC transporter permease/ATP-binding protein gives MNDSAELANPPLAGAPADSPRNRSGYRVVPARNPARTLGTVCAAILICVVLNSVLGNPRWGWSVFAEWFLSGPVLSGLGRTLLLTALGAVIGFALGIPIALARVSRSPLLAGSAWAFVWLFRSIPLIVLLLILNNLGYLYESVWIGVPFTKIALVDMPTTELISPFFAAVLGLTLNHAAFSAEVIRGGILSVDHGQFEAAAALGLPRQRQTRRIVLPQAMRSIVPTAFNDLIALAKGSSMVYVLAMPELFYTVQIIYRRNLEVIPLLMVATVWYLIILSVLSAIQVVVERHFSRGVSRNAPDSVFSDAFVWLRKRLGIRYRGADARREPVAPQPASHPVHVGNPGWDMQRKGAEIAIQHVSKSFGALKVLDDVSLAMRPGSVTVILGQSGSGKSTLLRAINHLERVDDGFIDIDGELIGYRRVDDTLYELKEKEILRRRVDVGMVFQNFNLFPHLTVLENIVEAPVALGRLSRTEAEHLARSLLARVGLDSKAQAWPRQLSGGQQQRVAIARALALKPKVLLFDEPTSALDPELVNEVLDVIKALARSGTTMVIVTHEIGFAREVADTIVFMDHGRVIEQGPPSTVLNAPQHSRTREFLSRVL, from the coding sequence ATGAACGATTCCGCTGAACTCGCCAATCCGCCGCTTGCCGGTGCGCCGGCCGATTCGCCACGAAACAGGTCGGGCTACCGCGTGGTGCCGGCGAGGAACCCTGCCCGCACGCTTGGCACCGTGTGCGCGGCGATCCTGATCTGCGTGGTGCTCAATTCGGTGTTGGGCAATCCGCGCTGGGGTTGGAGCGTCTTTGCCGAATGGTTTCTCTCCGGGCCGGTTCTGTCTGGACTTGGCCGTACCTTGCTGCTCACCGCGTTGGGCGCGGTGATCGGCTTCGCGCTCGGCATTCCGATTGCGCTTGCCAGAGTGTCGCGCTCGCCGCTGCTGGCGGGCAGCGCGTGGGCGTTCGTGTGGCTGTTTCGTTCCATTCCATTGATCGTGCTGCTGCTGATCCTGAACAATCTCGGGTATCTGTACGAGTCGGTCTGGATCGGCGTGCCATTCACGAAGATCGCACTGGTCGACATGCCGACCACGGAGCTCATCAGCCCGTTTTTTGCGGCCGTGCTCGGTCTGACGCTCAATCATGCTGCCTTTTCGGCCGAGGTGATTCGCGGCGGCATTCTTTCCGTCGATCACGGCCAGTTCGAAGCCGCTGCTGCGCTGGGCTTGCCCCGCCAGCGGCAGACCAGGCGCATCGTCTTGCCGCAGGCGATGCGCTCGATCGTGCCGACGGCATTCAATGATCTGATAGCCCTCGCGAAGGGTTCGTCGATGGTCTATGTGCTGGCGATGCCCGAACTGTTCTATACGGTGCAGATCATTTACCGGCGCAATCTCGAAGTCATCCCTTTGCTGATGGTCGCGACCGTCTGGTATTTGATCATTCTTTCCGTGCTGTCGGCGATTCAGGTGGTGGTGGAGCGGCACTTTTCGCGCGGCGTCTCGCGTAACGCGCCGGATTCCGTTTTCAGCGATGCATTCGTCTGGTTGCGCAAGCGGCTGGGCATACGGTATCGCGGCGCTGATGCGCGGCGTGAACCGGTTGCGCCGCAACCCGCGTCGCATCCGGTTCACGTAGGAAATCCTGGTTGGGATATGCAGCGCAAGGGCGCGGAGATCGCCATTCAACATGTGTCGAAGAGCTTCGGGGCGCTCAAGGTGCTGGACGATGTATCGCTGGCGATGCGTCCGGGCAGCGTCACGGTGATTCTGGGGCAGTCCGGATCGGGCAAGTCCACGTTGTTGCGCGCGATCAATCACCTCGAGCGTGTCGACGACGGCTTTATCGACATCGACGGCGAGTTGATCGGCTATCGCCGCGTCGACGACACGCTATACGAATTGAAAGAGAAAGAGATCTTGCGTCGCCGTGTCGATGTCGGGATGGTGTTCCAGAACTTCAATCTGTTTCCGCATCTGACGGTGCTCGAAAACATCGTCGAGGCACCTGTCGCGCTGGGGCGTCTGTCGAGAACGGAAGCGGAGCATCTTGCGCGCAGTCTGCTTGCACGCGTTGGCCTCGATTCGAAAGCGCAGGCGTGGCCGCGTCAGTTGTCGGGCGGTCAGCAGCAGCGTGTGGCGATTGCACGCGCGCTTGCGTTGAAACCCAAAGTGCTGCTGTTCGACGAACCCACGTCAGCGCTCGATCCCGAACTCGTCAACGAGGTACTCGACGTCATCAAGGCGCTCGCGCGTTCCGGCACGACGATGGTGATCGTTACCCATGAAATCGGCTTTGCGCGCGAAGTGGCGGACACGATCGTGTTCATGGATCACGGCCGCGTGATCGAGCAAGGGCCGCCGTCGACAGTACTGAACGCGCCGCAGCATAGCCGAACGCGCGAGTTTCTCTCGCGTGTCTTGTGA
- a CDS encoding ABC transporter substrate-binding protein: MISRPLRDPASVRRILSRISFVLGLTVLAAAAQAAPSGTLVFCSEGSPAGFDPGQHTTSTDFDASTNTVYNELVQFRRGTLDLEPALATSWDVSADQRTYTFHLRKGVKFQTTAWFKPTREFNADDVLFTFNRMLHADDPFRKAYPTSFPYFSDLGFAKNIESIDRVDETTVRFRLKEPDVIFVRNLAMSFASILSAEYAAKLTEAHREADINQLPVGTGPFAFRSYQKDALIRYDANPDYWRPDDVKLAHLVFSITPDPAARIQKLANGECQVSVFPRPADLDVVRRNPSLTLVSGVGFNVGFVAYNTQHAPLNKLDVRRALDMAIDKPAIIQAVFSGNATVATNPMPPAQWSYDKELKDAPNDPAKAKALLAQAGFPDGFDLTLWAMPVQRPYNPNAHLMAQLIQQDWAKIGVRAKIVSYEWGEYNRRAKQGGEHDAILYGWSGDNGDPDNWLGTLLGCAAVGGSNVSKWCDPAFNGLIEKARETSDTNERTRLYEQAQVIFKQQVPYTPVAHSIVSLPASKRVSGLVFSPLGSHRFDGVSLN, encoded by the coding sequence ATGATTTCCCGACCGCTTCGTGATCCCGCGTCTGTCCGGCGCATCCTATCCCGCATTTCATTCGTGCTTGGCCTTACGGTGTTGGCCGCTGCGGCTCAGGCGGCGCCATCGGGCACGCTCGTCTTCTGCTCGGAGGGCAGTCCGGCCGGTTTTGATCCGGGCCAGCATACGACCAGCACCGATTTCGACGCGAGCACCAACACCGTCTACAACGAACTCGTGCAGTTCCGGCGCGGCACGCTCGATCTCGAACCCGCTCTCGCGACGAGCTGGGATGTGTCCGCCGATCAGCGCACGTACACGTTTCACCTGCGCAAAGGCGTGAAGTTCCAGACAACCGCATGGTTCAAACCGACGCGTGAGTTCAATGCCGACGACGTGCTGTTCACGTTCAACCGGATGCTGCACGCCGACGATCCATTCCGCAAAGCCTATCCGACGAGCTTTCCGTATTTCAGCGATCTCGGATTCGCGAAGAACATCGAGAGTATCGACCGGGTCGACGAGACTACCGTACGTTTTCGCCTGAAAGAGCCCGACGTGATCTTCGTACGCAATCTCGCGATGAGCTTCGCGTCGATCCTATCCGCCGAATATGCCGCGAAGCTGACGGAGGCGCATCGTGAAGCCGATATCAACCAGTTGCCGGTCGGAACCGGGCCGTTTGCGTTCCGCTCCTATCAGAAGGATGCGCTGATCCGCTACGACGCGAATCCCGATTACTGGCGGCCCGACGACGTCAAGCTCGCGCATCTGGTGTTCTCGATCACGCCGGACCCGGCGGCGCGCATCCAGAAACTGGCGAACGGCGAATGTCAGGTGTCGGTATTCCCGCGACCAGCCGACCTCGACGTGGTCAGGCGCAATCCGTCGCTGACGCTCGTTTCGGGTGTCGGCTTCAACGTGGGCTTCGTCGCGTACAACACACAGCACGCCCCGTTGAACAAGCTCGATGTTCGCCGCGCGCTCGACATGGCCATCGACAAGCCCGCCATCATCCAGGCCGTGTTCTCCGGCAACGCGACGGTGGCGACCAATCCGATGCCGCCCGCGCAATGGTCATATGACAAGGAACTGAAGGACGCGCCTAACGATCCCGCAAAGGCCAAGGCGCTGCTCGCACAGGCGGGCTTTCCCGACGGCTTCGATCTCACGTTGTGGGCGATGCCCGTGCAGCGTCCCTACAATCCCAATGCACATCTGATGGCGCAACTGATCCAGCAGGACTGGGCGAAAATCGGCGTGCGGGCGAAGATCGTCAGCTACGAGTGGGGCGAGTACAACCGGCGCGCGAAGCAGGGCGGCGAACATGACGCGATCCTGTACGGCTGGTCCGGCGACAATGGCGATCCCGACAACTGGCTCGGCACCTTGCTCGGCTGTGCCGCGGTGGGCGGCAGCAATGTATCGAAGTGGTGCGATCCGGCGTTCAACGGGCTGATCGAGAAGGCGCGCGAAACGTCGGACACGAATGAGCGCACGCGTCTTTACGAGCAGGCACAGGTCATCTTCAAACAGCAGGTGCCGTATACGCCTGTCGCGCATTCGATCGTTTCACTGCCCGCATCGAAACGTGTCAGCGGACTGGTGTTTTCGCCGCTCGGCAGTCATCGCTTCGATGGCGTGTCGCTGAACTAG
- a CDS encoding glutathione S-transferase family protein: MKTSYELYGAPTGNCIRAAIALEEAGLPYAVRPVDLASGEHRSAAYLALNPAGKVPVLIERQQNVPPVVIAQSNAIILYAAETPPGRLLPDDSLARSVVYERFFFFVTDVIAVSHAAFFLRGAGVPAGQTLLVERMLAALESAERYVSDNAYMAGKTFSIADIAAFTITQSVKSQLPWARLPNLRRWYEQVEARPALARGLKAFDPG, from the coding sequence ATGAAGACGAGCTATGAGCTTTATGGCGCGCCGACAGGGAACTGTATTCGCGCCGCCATCGCGCTGGAAGAAGCCGGCTTGCCGTACGCCGTCCGACCCGTCGATCTTGCGAGCGGCGAGCATCGAAGCGCAGCGTATCTTGCGCTCAACCCCGCGGGAAAAGTGCCCGTACTGATTGAAAGGCAACAGAACGTACCGCCTGTCGTGATCGCGCAATCGAACGCGATCATTCTCTACGCTGCGGAGACACCGCCGGGTCGCCTGCTACCGGACGACTCGCTTGCCCGATCCGTCGTCTATGAGCGGTTCTTCTTTTTCGTGACCGACGTGATAGCCGTCAGTCATGCTGCTTTTTTTCTGCGTGGCGCGGGTGTGCCGGCGGGGCAAACGCTGCTCGTCGAACGGATGCTTGCCGCACTCGAATCGGCGGAGCGGTATGTCAGTGACAATGCGTACATGGCAGGAAAGACATTTTCGATCGCGGACATCGCGGCCTTCACGATCACTCAGTCGGTCAAGTCACAACTGCCCTGGGCTCGATTGCCGAATCTGCGCCGCTGGTATGAACAGGTCGAGGCGAGGCCCGCGCTCGCGCGGGGCCTCAAGGCGTTTGATCCCGGTTGA
- a CDS encoding TetR/AcrR family transcriptional regulator, whose product MVASAKKRFLTVGFRETSLDDIARDAGVAKKTLYCHFGSKEQLFSAILETLGRTWQEQLRHIVTSGGEPVDVLERAALHLLDIGTRDEMTQLYWVLLVETRRFPALSAGLYQERGRLIGIEPLEGYLRAAIENGELEFDDVELATEQFVYLVLGGVRARMLLMGTRRPSAARRQTIAKQAVRIFTAGCLTR is encoded by the coding sequence GTGGTCGCAAGCGCCAAAAAACGCTTCCTGACGGTTGGCTTCCGGGAGACCAGTCTCGACGACATTGCTCGCGATGCGGGCGTGGCGAAGAAGACGCTTTATTGTCATTTCGGCAGCAAAGAGCAGTTGTTTAGCGCGATTCTGGAAACACTGGGGCGGACCTGGCAGGAGCAGCTCCGGCACATCGTCACGAGCGGCGGCGAACCCGTCGACGTGCTCGAAAGAGCGGCGCTGCATCTGCTCGACATCGGCACTCGCGATGAGATGACGCAGCTTTATTGGGTGCTGCTGGTCGAGACACGCCGTTTTCCCGCGCTCTCGGCCGGGCTTTACCAGGAGCGAGGACGGCTGATCGGCATCGAACCGCTCGAAGGCTATCTGCGCGCAGCGATCGAAAACGGCGAGCTCGAATTCGACGACGTCGAGCTCGCCACCGAGCAGTTCGTGTATCTGGTGCTAGGCGGTGTGCGCGCCAGAATGCTGCTCATGGGCACGCGGCGCCCGAGCGCAGCGAGACGTCAAACGATCGCAAAGCAGGCGGTCAGGATTTTTACCGCAGGGTGTTTGACCCGGTAA
- a CDS encoding efflux transporter outer membrane subunit encodes MKAVSRASSVVRAGCGTTQWRFAALGGAVLVVVMSLAACMMGPDYRRPEAQIPDGFKEGVDWQRADANPQAAIDSTWWRMYGDDKLNDLVDQALRANQSIAAAEAAYRLALATVEANRAGLFPTVTAGLSGSRSGGNVAALSASRASGSTSSAAGGAGNSVVAFGAVSWELDLWGQVRRQIEAAKANAQASDAQLAGERISIAASVATDYFELRQADYDIRALKDQLDAYGRILAIVQTAYAQGGASNDDVLVAQEDLQTVIADLQTTEINREHDEHALAVLAGVPPESFSIPPDPDYHFVAPAVPTSLPSQLLERRYDVVSAERTAAAANASIGVAEAAFFPTLTLSAEGGFAHSTLAHLFTVPYRYWTLGPDLAQTIFDGGARTAAVHEARATYDEDVASYRNTVLSAFQSVEDSLSSMNHLRAQESAFARVLDSNARLFASQEAQFNAGAVSQQNVLNQRLTLIQAQQSLRDTQALLAQNHVLLVKNLGGGWQRDDASAASPASGSAVRPVAQQSASSAD; translated from the coding sequence ATGAAAGCAGTTTCGCGTGCGTCGAGTGTTGTGCGCGCAGGATGTGGAACGACGCAATGGCGGTTCGCGGCGCTCGGCGGGGCTGTGCTCGTCGTCGTCATGTCGTTGGCCGCTTGCATGATGGGCCCGGACTATCGCAGGCCCGAGGCGCAGATTCCGGACGGATTCAAGGAAGGCGTCGACTGGCAGCGCGCCGATGCGAACCCTCAGGCCGCGATCGACAGTACATGGTGGCGAATGTACGGCGACGACAAGCTGAACGACCTCGTCGATCAGGCCTTGCGGGCGAATCAGTCGATCGCCGCAGCGGAGGCCGCGTATCGTCTCGCGCTCGCGACTGTCGAGGCGAACCGTGCGGGCCTCTTTCCGACCGTGACGGCCGGTCTGTCCGGCTCGCGCTCCGGCGGCAATGTCGCCGCGCTGAGCGCGAGCCGCGCGTCCGGTTCGACGTCGTCGGCGGCGGGCGGGGCGGGCAATAGCGTGGTGGCGTTCGGAGCCGTCAGCTGGGAACTGGACCTGTGGGGCCAGGTACGGCGCCAGATCGAAGCAGCGAAGGCCAACGCGCAAGCTTCGGATGCGCAACTCGCCGGCGAGCGCATTTCGATTGCGGCGAGCGTCGCGACCGATTACTTCGAGCTGCGGCAAGCCGACTACGACATCCGCGCGCTGAAGGACCAGTTGGACGCTTACGGGCGCATCCTTGCGATCGTGCAGACGGCCTACGCCCAGGGCGGCGCCTCCAACGACGACGTGCTGGTCGCGCAAGAAGATCTGCAAACGGTGATCGCCGATCTCCAGACGACGGAAATCAACCGTGAACATGACGAGCACGCGCTTGCCGTGCTGGCGGGCGTGCCGCCCGAGTCGTTCAGCATCCCGCCCGATCCCGACTATCACTTCGTTGCGCCCGCCGTGCCGACGTCGCTGCCCTCGCAACTGCTCGAGCGGCGTTACGACGTGGTCAGCGCCGAGCGCACGGCAGCCGCTGCGAATGCGAGCATCGGCGTGGCCGAAGCCGCGTTTTTCCCGACCTTGACGCTTTCGGCTGAAGGCGGCTTCGCGCACAGCACGCTCGCCCATCTGTTCACGGTGCCGTACCGCTACTGGACGCTCGGGCCGGATCTGGCGCAAACCATTTTCGACGGCGGCGCGCGTACCGCGGCTGTGCACGAGGCGCGCGCCACGTATGACGAAGACGTGGCCAGCTACCGCAATACGGTGCTCTCGGCATTCCAGAGCGTGGAAGACAGCCTGTCGTCGATGAATCACCTGCGGGCGCAGGAAAGCGCGTTCGCGCGTGTGCTCGACAGCAACGCGCGGCTGTTCGCGAGCCAAGAGGCGCAGTTCAATGCCGGTGCGGTCAGCCAGCAAAACGTGTTGAATCAACGGCTGACGTTGATCCAGGCGCAACAGAGTCTGCGCGATACGCAGGCCTTGCTTGCGCAGAACCACGTGTTGCTCGTGAAGAATCTCGGCGGCGGCTGGCAGCGCGATGACGCCAGCGCGGCATCCCCGGCCTCGGGAAGCGCTGTACGGCCTGTCGCGCAGCAATCCGCCAGTTCTGCCGACTGA
- a CDS encoding efflux RND transporter periplasmic adaptor subunit — MKSRLERVSLLCLCLIVLAACSKKAPPPPPPQVSTVKVQAQSVPLERHFVGRLSPYYSSNVTARVSGVLLKRNYAEGSQVRAGQLLFEIDPTFYRAQLDNDLAILAQDRATYINDHITAERNRKLLPVGSISQQTVDNSDAAERSAAAKVKADEATVQSARISLDYTRVTAPIGGIAGQQQVTAGAVVGSSTTDTGGNGTLLTIIQQIDPMYVNFTISSADLATLQQSQTGGSVDLAQQNQVSVRIALPNGAAYGNPGTLDFSDVTVNASTGAVNLRALVANPQRRLLPGMFVSLTVDFGRQNNVFLVPQQALLRDTTGGYMLLVGADGKVVRRDVETMNSLGNNWIVTHGLNDGDEVIVTGVQFAHEGAPVKTVAWQPPGSSGAAASSQGAAASSAAAASAGMAK, encoded by the coding sequence ATGAAGTCTCGTTTGGAACGCGTGTCGTTGTTATGTCTGTGTCTGATCGTGCTGGCCGCGTGCTCGAAAAAGGCGCCGCCGCCACCGCCGCCGCAGGTCTCGACGGTGAAGGTGCAGGCGCAGTCGGTGCCGCTCGAACGGCACTTTGTCGGACGCCTTTCGCCGTACTACAGCTCGAATGTCACGGCGCGCGTCTCGGGCGTATTGCTCAAGCGCAATTACGCGGAAGGCTCGCAGGTGCGGGCTGGACAACTGCTGTTCGAAATCGATCCGACGTTCTATCGCGCGCAGCTCGACAACGATCTCGCGATCCTCGCCCAGGATCGCGCCACCTATATCAACGATCACATCACCGCCGAGCGCAACCGCAAACTGCTGCCCGTCGGCTCGATCTCGCAGCAGACCGTCGACAATTCCGACGCTGCCGAGCGCAGCGCGGCCGCCAAGGTGAAAGCCGACGAGGCGACGGTGCAGAGCGCGCGCATCTCGCTCGATTACACGCGCGTGACGGCGCCGATCGGCGGCATCGCGGGCCAGCAGCAGGTGACGGCGGGCGCGGTGGTCGGCAGCAGCACGACCGACACGGGCGGCAACGGCACACTGCTGACGATCATCCAGCAGATCGACCCCATGTACGTGAACTTCACCATCAGCTCGGCCGATCTCGCGACCTTGCAGCAATCGCAAACGGGCGGCTCAGTCGACCTTGCGCAGCAGAACCAGGTCTCGGTGCGTATCGCGTTGCCCAACGGCGCGGCATACGGCAACCCGGGCACACTCGATTTCTCCGACGTGACGGTGAATGCATCGACGGGCGCCGTCAATCTGCGCGCACTGGTCGCGAATCCGCAGCGGCGTCTGCTGCCTGGCATGTTCGTCTCGCTGACGGTCGATTTCGGCCGCCAGAACAATGTGTTCCTGGTGCCGCAGCAGGCCTTGCTGCGCGATACGACGGGCGGCTATATGCTGCTGGTCGGGGCAGACGGCAAGGTGGTGCGCAGGGATGTCGAGACGATGAATAGCCTCGGCAACAACTGGATCGTGACGCACGGCCTGAACGATGGCGACGAGGTCATCGTGACGGGCGTCCAGTTCGCGCATGAAGGGGCGCCCGTCAAAACGGTCGCCTGGCAGCCGCCGGGTTCATCGGGCGCAGCGGCTTCTTCTCAGGGCGCGGCGGCATCATCGGCCGCAGCGGCTTCGGCCGGCATGGCGAAGTAG
- a CDS encoding efflux RND transporter permease subunit, protein MPSFFIDRPVFAWVIAILICLFGIIAVRGMGIDSYPDIAPPQVTVTAQYPGASAQTMESTVTQVIEQQLTGIDNLLYFSSTSSSNGQTQIILTFATGTNPDIAQVQVQNKVTLAEPLLPSQVTQQGVIVAKSSPDILLFIALQSNNASIDAGRLSDILASQIQPVIGRVTGVGNTTLLGSEYAVRIWLDPDKLQSYGLSTTQVLNAVSGQNAQFAAGSLGADPAVKGQVFTATVSGDSLFSSLQQFRDIIVLSNSNGTTVKLSDVARVSFGSQTYGQAPVYNGKPAGGLAVFLLPGANALKVEKAVKATMDTLARDLPEGVTWSVPYDTTPFITASITDVIRTLIEAILLVFFVMLIFLQNLRATIIPTLVIPVALLGTFIGLSALHYTLNQLTLFGMVLAIGIVVDDAIVVIENVERIMSEEHMEPREATRKAMKQITGAIIAITVVLTAVFVPSALQPGATGIIYAQFALTIAVSMGFSAFLAMSFTPSLCAAILRTEHQTKKNAFYRWFDRTFDWTTKHYLSHVGKAVRHAPRWMMAFAIVLVLTGFLYTKLPTSFVPDEDQGFVLALVNLPSGSTLQRTDHVMAELRDKLANSPLGKDIVGIFQPEGFSFVGTSENVGMSFIKLSDWKDRSETAMKMIPQINRILSSIPDAQIFAVNLPTIRGLSQFGGVDMYLQARSGQSRAELGEAERTLLTSAAKSPVLFGIRPNSLPNSPQLDIAVDRTQAQAMGLSLTDVYQTLEMELAPFYIDQFTYGGRVKRVYIQADAPFRMSLDALQHLYTPSVFTAGGSSGQASSSKSSSGTTGSTGTAVGSNGFVAPVDPSPANTSIAPYNMVPLASVVNAKWAFGPTVLPRYNGYSAIEIVGNSAPGYSTGQAIDTLNDIINHQLPRGFAGDWTGQSYQELLSGSSATTLMALSIVVVFLCLAALYESWSIPASVLLVVPLGMLGMLAFCLTFSVPNDIYFKIGLVTVIGLAAKNAILIVEFAVEGQQRGMTLRDAVLTAARLRLRPILMTSMAFILGVFPLVISSGAGASSRHEIGTGVIGGMLFATFLGLLLIPVFYVVVRRLLGDKLDEVSHKMPHHGGDHSDGGDGGASVGPADGAPKDGAPGEGAPV, encoded by the coding sequence ATGCCGAGTTTCTTTATCGACCGTCCCGTTTTCGCGTGGGTCATCGCGATCCTGATTTGCCTGTTCGGCATCATCGCCGTGCGCGGCATGGGGATCGATTCGTATCCGGACATCGCGCCGCCGCAAGTGACCGTGACGGCGCAATATCCGGGCGCGAGCGCGCAGACGATGGAATCGACCGTGACGCAGGTGATCGAGCAGCAGCTCACGGGCATCGACAATCTGCTGTACTTCAGTTCGACGTCGAGCTCGAATGGCCAGACGCAGATCATCCTCACGTTCGCGACGGGCACCAATCCGGACATTGCGCAGGTGCAGGTGCAGAACAAGGTCACGCTCGCCGAGCCGCTGTTGCCCTCGCAGGTGACGCAGCAGGGCGTGATCGTGGCGAAGTCGAGCCCGGACATTCTGTTGTTCATCGCGCTGCAGTCGAACAATGCGTCGATCGACGCGGGGCGGCTCTCCGACATTCTCGCGTCGCAGATCCAGCCGGTGATCGGCCGGGTGACGGGCGTCGGCAACACGACGCTGCTCGGTTCGGAATACGCGGTGCGCATCTGGCTCGATCCCGACAAGCTGCAGAGCTACGGCCTGTCGACCACGCAGGTGCTCAACGCCGTGAGCGGACAGAACGCGCAATTCGCGGCCGGTTCGCTCGGCGCCGATCCTGCCGTGAAGGGCCAGGTGTTCACGGCAACCGTCTCTGGCGACAGTCTTTTTTCGTCGCTCCAGCAGTTTCGCGACATCATCGTCTTATCGAACAGCAACGGCACCACGGTCAAACTGAGCGACGTGGCGCGCGTCTCGTTCGGCTCGCAGACTTACGGACAGGCGCCCGTGTACAACGGCAAGCCGGCCGGCGGTCTTGCCGTGTTCCTGCTGCCGGGCGCGAATGCGCTGAAGGTCGAAAAGGCCGTCAAGGCGACGATGGATACGCTAGCGCGCGACCTGCCCGAAGGCGTCACATGGAGCGTGCCGTACGACACCACGCCCTTTATCACCGCATCGATCACGGACGTGATCCGCACGCTCATCGAGGCGATCCTGCTGGTGTTCTTCGTGATGTTGATCTTCCTGCAGAACCTGCGCGCGACCATCATTCCGACGCTGGTGATTCCCGTCGCGCTGCTCGGCACCTTCATCGGTCTTTCGGCGCTGCATTACACGCTCAACCAGTTGACGCTGTTCGGCATGGTGCTCGCAATCGGTATCGTGGTGGACGATGCGATCGTCGTGATCGAGAACGTCGAGCGCATCATGAGCGAGGAGCATATGGAGCCGCGCGAGGCGACCCGCAAGGCGATGAAGCAGATCACGGGCGCCATCATCGCGATCACGGTGGTGCTGACGGCGGTGTTCGTGCCGTCCGCGCTGCAGCCCGGCGCAACGGGCATCATTTACGCGCAGTTCGCGCTGACGATTGCGGTATCGATGGGTTTCTCCGCGTTTCTGGCGATGTCGTTCACCCCTTCGCTGTGCGCCGCGATTCTCAGGACAGAGCATCAGACGAAGAAAAACGCGTTCTACCGCTGGTTCGACCGGACCTTCGACTGGACGACGAAACACTATCTCAGCCATGTGGGCAAGGCCGTGCGTCACGCGCCGCGCTGGATGATGGCATTTGCGATCGTGCTGGTGCTGACGGGCTTCCTGTACACGAAGCTGCCGACCAGCTTCGTGCCCGACGAGGATCAGGGCTTCGTGCTGGCGCTCGTCAACCTGCCATCCGGCTCGACCTTGCAGCGCACCGATCACGTGATGGCCGAGTTGCGCGACAAGCTCGCCAACAGTCCGCTCGGCAAGGACATCGTGGGCATTTTCCAGCCCGAGGGTTTCAGCTTTGTCGGGACGAGCGAAAACGTCGGCATGTCGTTCATCAAGCTGTCCGACTGGAAGGACCGCTCCGAAACGGCAATGAAGATGATCCCGCAGATCAACCGCATTCTGTCGTCGATCCCCGACGCGCAGATCTTCGCCGTGAACCTGCCGACCATTCGCGGCCTGAGCCAGTTCGGCGGCGTCGACATGTATCTGCAGGCGCGCTCGGGGCAATCGCGCGCCGAACTCGGCGAGGCGGAGCGCACGCTGCTCACGAGCGCGGCGAAAAGTCCTGTGCTGTTCGGCATCCGGCCGAACTCGCTGCCGAACTCGCCGCAACTGGACATCGCGGTGGATCGTACGCAGGCGCAGGCGATGGGCCTGTCTCTGACGGACGTTTATCAGACCCTGGAGATGGAGCTCGCGCCGTTCTATATTGATCAGTTTACCTACGGCGGCCGCGTGAAGCGTGTCTATATCCAGGCGGATGCGCCGTTCCGGATGTCGCTCGACGCGCTTCAGCACCTCTACACGCCGAGCGTTTTCACGGCGGGCGGGTCGTCGGGTCAGGCGTCTTCGAGCAAGAGCAGTTCGGGCACGACGGGCAGCACCGGCACGGCCGTCGGCTCGAACGGTTTTGTCGCACCCGTCGATCCGTCGCCCGCCAATACGTCGATTGCCCCCTACAACATGGTGCCGCTCGCCAGCGTCGTGAATGCCAAATGGGCCTTCGGGCCGACGGTGCTGCCGCGCTACAACGGCTATTCGGCAATCGAGATCGTCGGCAACTCCGCGCCCGGCTACTCGACGGGGCAAGCGATCGATACGCTCAACGACATCATCAACCATCAGTTGCCACGCGGTTTCGCGGGTGACTGGACGGGGCAGTCGTATCAGGAGCTGCTGTCGGGGTCGTCGGCGACCACACTGATGGCACTGTCGATCGTGGTGGTGTTTCTGTGTCTCGCGGCGTTGTACGAGAGCTGGTCGATACCCGCGTCGGTGCTGCTGGTGGTGCCGCTCGGCATGCTCGGCATGCTCGCGTTCTGCCTGACCTTCAGCGTGCCCAACGACATCTACTTCAAGATCGGCCTTGTGACGGTGATCGGTCTCGCGGCGAAGAACGCGATCCTGATCGTCGAGTTCGCGGTGGAGGGACAGCAACGCGGCATGACGTTGCGCGACGCGGTGCTGACGGCGGCACGACTGCGGTTGCGTCCGATCCTGATGACGTCGATGGCGTTCATTCTCGGCGTGTTTCCGCTCGTGATCTCGTCGGGCGCGGGCGCTTCGTCACGTCACGAGATCGGCACGGGCGTGATCGGCGGGATGCTGTTTGCAACGTTTCTCGGTCTGCTGCTGATTCCCGTGTTCTATGTGGTCGTGCGCCGCCTGCTCGGCGACAAGCTCGACGAGGTGTCGCACAAGATGCCGCATCACGGCGGTGACCATAGCGACGGCGGCGATGGCGGCGCGTCGGTCGGACCAGCAGACGGCGCGCCGAAGGATGGGGCGCCAGGCGAGGGCGCACCCGTCTGA